The nucleotide sequence TTTACATCTGAACGGAGATAAGGCTTTATGCCAATATGCAAACGctcatgtgaaaacaaaagataCCTTGTCATTCAAAACATAATACTAAAGCCACAGATGCACTGCTCTAGTCTGATCAATGGAAGGAATTAAAGTATTGTGCTTTTTATCTATCAAAGCAGTATAAATAATTACCTCTGGTTGGCTCGCTGTGGACAGAGTTTTGTTCAGGACGAGTGGCGGTGGTGTGTGTCATACCTCGCATTCTCGGGAGCCTGAGATGGTATAGGTGCACGGTCCGGTCCCATTGACAAGCACATCCATGGCCTCAGAATTGGTGGGCTTGTAGTCCACATAGTACTCCTGCAAGGGGGAGCTCAGGGTGCGCTCCGTCTCTCGAGCTTTCTTGCGACGTTTGCGTGCTGCCGCCGaatgctcctgcagctgcttgaCGCTGCTCGGGTAGCGCTTCCAAGATACATAGATTACCAACAAGATCATTGCAACGGATAGAAAAAGGGCCACACTCCCGGCGACGATCTTATGGAAAGACACAGGTTCCGCGTCTTGCCCCGGGGGAAGTGCCACTGGTGGAGTAACCGCTGATGATGTGGGACGCCGAAGAgattcctctcctctctttccagAACCAGTTGGGGAAGCCAGAATGGCTGGGCGACGCTCCTTCTGCACTGGGACACTGGACGGGTTTGGGGGAATACTCACTGTGAGTGTCGTCACTGGGTTTGATTGACAAACACCGAAAGCTTCGACAGCATCCATCACTTTCTCACCCTGGGCTTTTTTAGGGGAGGCGCAAATCATGGTGGTTTCTTTCGCTCCTCTAAAGTTTCTCAGCCAGCCCACCAGAGGACAGATGGCAGGGCCGCAGTCCCATACATTCCCAGCCAAGCTAATCATAGTCAAAGAGATCCAGGCATCAACTACCTCTTGTGAAACATTGGTCAGTTTGTTGGAGTCCAAATTGAGGGTCTGCAGGTTGGGCAAGCATTGGTAAACCACAGGATCTACCTCTGTTAGATCATTCCCTGACAAATCCAGCTTTTGTATGgaggcccaggtccaggtcagCCCCTGGCTCATCGAGCGAATGCGATTCCACTGCAGATAAAGAGCCCGCAGATTGTAGAGACGAGGAAAGTGGGAGAAATTGATCTTTGAGAACTGGTTGTGCTCCAGATGCAGCTCGGTGAGTTTGACGAGGCCTGAGAATGCATTTCGGGTGATGCTGCGCAAACGGTTATATCCCAGATCAAGGAACTCAAGATTCCTGCAATCTTGGAAGAGACGCATCGGGACAATTTTTAAAGAGTTTGAGCGTATGTGGAGACTGAGAAGCTTCCGTAAGCCCTGAAACTGTCCAGGCTGCAGGGCTTGCAGTTTGTTGTATGACAGGTCAAGATTACGCAAATTAGGGACAGGGTGGAATGTGGTGTTGTGAAGCGACGTGATCTTGTTGGAACTTAGGATCAACTCTTTAAGTCTGCGGATGCCCTGGAAGGCCATCCCATCCACAGAGGCGATGTAATTATGATCCAGGTAGAGCCAGATGAGGTGGTTGAGGCCAACAAACTGGCCAGCGCGAAGACTGGCAAGGCTGTTGTAGCGTAAAGACAGACCCTCGCAGCCGCCGGAGAGGTTTTTGGGGACATCACGAAAGGCGCTTGACTCACAGTAGACAATTTTCCCATCGCATCGACAACTCTTTGGGCACGGGCGTTCACTCAAAGATGGATTTGCCGCTAGCCACACCTGCATGAGGAGTTGGATCACTAGCCAGCGACGGCGCAGAGCAGAGCCTATagtgagaggaagagaaaagagagagcaaTGAGTGGactacaattttttttttcattttctcatagCGCTCTTTTCCTTTAAATGCAcgataaaatgactttttttcatatCCTTACTTTACCTCTTCAGTCAGATTCACATAATCAGTACTGATTCATATGCCAGTGGTGATGGCGACCAAGTAAAGTGCTTACAAAGCATTGGAAAACCTTAAGGTTCGGTCTCCAGGGACAGATGAGGGATCAAAGATGACCCTTATATcctgatgtcaaaaaaaaaaaaaaaattctatatgCTGAATCAATGTCCAAATAGCCACATCTGTAATCCTGTTCATCAGCATTTTCTTTcgcaagctttttttttttttttttccaatttactTCGACCACTTTTTGAAAGGTGTAGCCATCTGTCTTTGCAGAGCTGTTTTAGCAGTCATACAGCTTTCTTACTCATATCGATCGATGCATTTTATACAGATTATGTAGTTCCGTTGACTCCCCTTCCTCTAAGATACATTCAAGCTCCTATCCGGTCTGCTGTATGTGAAGCTGTCAGTTTCATCCATCAACTCTGTGTGGAATATGGTTACCAGCCACTTCTACATTTCTCGGCCCCTCCTTCCACTAAACTGTCACAGCAGTGTTGTGATTCATCCATTTCATTTACTCGCTCCAAAGTTGTATAACTCAGTAGTAATACTTCCTGTATGTTCACTCATATAATTGTATCACGTTTCACAATGCCTGAGGTGTATGTGCTTGACATAAAACCATTACATCTGGAAACTGACAGCCTACATATCTGCCGAGGTATAATTTCTCACCCAGTACTCATTAGCATGTGTATACCAATTCAAGCAGATATCCATGGCCCCAATCATGTGACGGTGTGAAATAATTGTGTCGAGACCAGATGCATAGGTTGATTTCCATatcaaatataaaaaagaaagaaagacaagctCATTTATTCAGCCATGTATTTCAGAAATAGCCAAGCTAGAGGTTTACGTTTTATAATCTCCTCAGTGGTCTTGTCACATCCTAGTCTTGATGAACCTTTTAAATATCTCAGATTCGACAAACCAAGGGACAATTATTCAGTCattaaatgtctttattttaatgaatggATCACCATGAAGTGCCAAAGTGTATTTGGCACTCTGGAGTAATGATGAGGATAaatgctgtggaaaaaaaatgttgattaacTCTTTTAAGCTTATAGAAATGTTACAGTGAATGAGATaatcacactttttcaactGTGATAAGTAAACAACCACACATCCAATTCTTCTGTCGATGCAATAGTATCATCCCCAATCAACAGAAAACCTGAAGCTCACATCCAAATAAAGGGAGAAAACAAGGCCTTCTGAAAAGCTTTGATTTCAGCTATGCTAGCAAATAGGCCTGTCACGACAACAACATTTGCCAGGCGAGAAATCTCCTACAAATTGGTGATAAACGATATTCATGATATTATTTTGAGAccatttttaattgcatttcttttGCAATGTAGTGAACGACACTGTCTGTGAGCGCACACCACTTTGCGCTGCTTTGACTAAATTTATTTTGCTAAACGCCTCTGTGAGCGCCGACTGTCGGGCTGaaggctctgctgctcctggagtGGCACTTTATTTCCAAGTTGTGAAAACTGGACAGGGCGGTGATGTTTCAGGTGTGCATACATGTTTGTCGTGTTCTCCTTCTTCGTCGCCACTACCTTGGAGCAAATGTGACATATTGGCTGGTCTGTATTGATAGGCTCACCTTGTCCATTTTGTTTGAAACGGAAATATTCCCACACTGGGGCTGTGGCATTTGGTTTAGTAATCATTTCTTTTGTCCCTTCATCCATATTTGCTCTCGTTGCTGCTCACGGCGCTCACTCGCAGTGCTGTGTGTTTAAGGTCCTCGCACCGGGACAAAGATAGGTTGAGTGACAGGAGGGCTCACTCTGTTGAATCCGCTACAGAACCAATGTGCCCAGGTGTTAACACAAATATACAGAGACAGAGTGAACTCTACTCTCATTCAGCCTATATTGTGGAGAGATGGGAGGAAAACAAATACACGAGCACGTCAATTTATCAAGGCCAGCAAACTTACTGACTTGGTTTTTTATTATGGTGTGATTAATTGATTCATTGGTTATAATGACAGACTTATTAGCAAAGGACAACTTCAGAATCCGTGTTAAAGCATGAATCTATGAAACTAACTTTCCACCTGCAGTTGATGGTTTGGCTGTGATGGTGATGAATAGCAATGCTGAGTTTTTATGTGAActctgtattattattattttttaagtgGCCAAAGTTTAGGTTATTCACAACCAGTTTAACATCGTCACAGTAATTTAAGTGAACACTTCTGTAATACTAACaaaaaagcagctaaaaaaaactgttgaaatgtaAAACTGTTTCAGGATCTCAAAAGAATGCTTATCTCAGTATATGAATGCGTAAACAACACCCAGAAATGctataaattgttttttttcctcaccaaAATAGTGATTCAAATTAATATATCTGCCAGCAGGTAGTGTCTACAAGACTCTATCACTGATAATGACTTGCAAGCATTTGTAAGATATTCGTTTGAGTTAAAAGCATCTAATTTGTCTAATCAACACTGTGGGAATTAATTCAACAAAGACTGAGCACTACCAAAAGTATTTTACTTGAATAAAAGATCATGTTGAAATGAGCGTGCTTGTATTGTCTGTCCAAGTATCGCAACCAAGTCCATAGCTGAAAGGTTGACCTTTGTTCCGTGACACTGGACGAGCATGCGTTTCAAGCTCATCACTGCAACTTAAAAGAAGGTTATAACGAAAAGCCACCATAAAGAAAGCCACATTTATCATTTAATTGTGCACCAATTTAGCTTAAGCTCGAAAAATTTTTTGCTAGTTGATGATAAATGGCCTTATTACATTGTTAATTGACACATTCGACATGTGGATTCAGTAGTGTATAACAGCAGTCTCCTGCATTTGGTTACATGATTTTGTTAATCCATCCGTACCCAACAAGCGTAATACCATAATGATGTCAATTCAGCTGGCTACACACTGCATTAATGGGTTTAATTGTTACTACTGTGACTTTGGTGAAGGTTTTCAGAAAAAATGCGAAGCATTTATTATGACAGATACAGTGAATACTAAGTGACGATAAATGCCAAGCATGGAAAGTTATAATTCACTGCATATATTTGTCTGTATTTATATTCAGCACTTCAACAAGCAGCATCGTGCCAATTGCCAAAGCAGATAGGTCATGAAGGGAAGCCTGCACAGAACAAATTAACATTCACAACAGCTGATGGTTGTGTATACAGTCCTGGAGGCGTTTCAATGTAGACTCCAGCCATTTCATGTTGAACCAAACGAAAGCAATACAGATGCAGTGTGAATCATCACTTCAGCCTTTCCACGggtccaaataaaaaaaaaaaaaaaaaatcactggaaaaccCGGTGGAATTACACAACTCAtctttaatgcaaaaaaaaacacaaaaaaaaaaaaaaacaaccacatgAATGCCAAGTGTGTCTTTGGAGAATGACTACCTGCATCTTAATTTGAGGCGGAGAAGAAGCTGTGATTCAAATAGCATCTTCAAAGTGAATAAAAGTGGCCAGTACCTTTATGTGATAACACTCCTTGTTCTGAGATGAGACAGAGTTGTTTCCATTAAAACTGTTCCCCTTTACAGGCCCACTAATGATCTGTCATTAAGATACATTGATTTCCCCTTGAGGAGGTACCATGAGGGGATCCACTTCTTATGCTTGTTTCTCAAGGCAATATCGTCAAGTATGGATTTTATCACCATCGTTGCGGTGAGATAAGATTAATTTGCCAGAATAGAAGTAGTCCATGCATTAATTAGCTTAAAAATGTATTATGTGTTGGCAGTCGAGTCACCAGAGTCGACTCCACTGCCTCATTAAAATGAATGTGtcatatgtatgtgtgtgatgcGGATGATTAACTTGAGCAGAAAGACATGGAATCGGGGGACTTTGGGGATACTGCTGGTGCAGTTTCAATATTTTTGTAATCTTCACAGAATTTGTCACAAATAAGTGCTTGACATGGACTGGCTGAGAGGCATCATACAACATATGGTATCCAGCACAGCCATTTCGCTCCTTGCCAAGCATCTGCTGATCCCATATGGGTATTGTATGTGTATTAGTCGGTGTCTAAGAGTGTGATGGAGAGCGACACActtactgtttgttttcaaaggAATCTTTCATCTTTTCTCGCAGATGGAGGGAACCATGAGACTGTGCAGATCATTTGTGCTGGCTATTGATTATTCCAACAGATACATCAATCATGTTTCTGCAACTTGAATCCAAGAATTGTGAAACTTGCGCATAAATACTGAGAAGAGGGGAAGGTCATGATCACGAGAGTGAGACTTGAAAGCGTTTATTTGCTGCTTGTACTTCTGTTTCTGAACCCAACTTAAGCTAATTTGCTAACAACGCCATGCCTCAAAGACCTACTATAagtatattaaaataaaaaaaagcaggtaCAAACAACAGAAGAATACTGATGCAGAACAATGCCCACGTGTAATGTTCCAAGAGCATTCAAAGCAATTTTAATAGACAGCACTTCTGACTGGGGAACAAATCGTGTGGGCTGTTAAACATGAATGCATGTTTTCTAAATTTCCTCTCTGACTCGTATCCCAGGAGGCAGCAGAAACAACCCCctactgtttttttatttcccgTGTGCATAATAGGCTTGTATTATGAGAAGTGACTCCGCCATCTCTTACAGATTGAAGCTGCCTCACAAGTCACCTCACACCCCTTCCTGACACTGCACGTGGTTTAATGAGTGCTCCATGAGCTAATGCCTCTGTAGGCCATCCCTTTCCCCAGTACTCCTTTAATCTTATTCACGAAGGAGCATGAGTTACCCTCTGAGGTGTCACTCAAGGGGTTTACATCTTCCCGGTGTACTTCTCTCCATcactgttattttcttttttctttgtatctgataacatgaaaaaaatcctgctcCATTTTCCGTTATGTTGAAAAtatggtagttttttttttttttttatgccctTGAACCCTGCAGTCATCACAATGTTTTCAGAATGTGGAGTTTATTTTTAGGTATGTGGTCAAAACCTTTTTCACAGCCCCTTAATGCATCCCTCTTACATTTGTTCCTTTCATTGGACTTTCTTTAAGTCCTGCTTACCTTAGGAACTGTAATTCATGATCAACATTTGTTATGTTTCTAGACCAGGGTTTGTGATTTCCCCACTCTCACTCAATGCAGGCGTCTTTCCAAACCTGATGTTGAGAGaaaagtttaactttttttttttttttttccaaaggtaTGCGAGCAATGTTTAGCTATGTAGCAGAAGACCCTGCTGTCCTCAGCACCAGAAAATAGCTATTTCTGCCTCTCAACCCTAACACATAGAGAGAGTAAGTGCACTTTACTGCTGAcctaaaataaaaccaaatgtAGCTTAATAACTTGGCAAATGGACTCGCTAACTGGTGCACTTTGAGTGCACACAAGTGGCTCATTGCTATTTTGCTGCCTGTCATTGACAAAACTGCTCCGGCCTCAAGTCTTGACTGCACACACAGGCTGGACAGCAGCCGAACACAAAAGGAAGGACGTCCCCCAAATAAACCAAAGCCATCCTATTAGTCTCCAATTATCTTTGAGATGATCGCAAGGCCTGCCAAGTTAGGCCCATTTCAACAGTGGCTGGAACACATTGTGTCCTGGTATGCCTGTCTTGTATTTGTTACACTGATTAGGTAGAAAAGCACTTTGGGGAGTGCTTCCATGAATATTGTGGACCAAAACAAACACGCATACATATATGCATGCATGAGAGAGCGATAGCAGGAGCGAGATGGAGGAGGGAAGACGgagactgttttgttttttaccccTTGTCTGAGTCCTGATTTCCCTTGGTGGCAACAGTTGCATGAAGGTGGATGGAGAATAAGCAATGAGCCCTCACCCTTTACTGTTCTGCAGTGGAGTGTGTCTATAGCCATACCAAAACTGTGTTCTAAGCACACTGAAACACTCATGGAGACAGTGGAAATGCCGCGTTTTGTTAAATGTATCAGACATTTTCCTCCAGTTGCTAACAGACAGCGACAACCTATACAGTAAACGTGCAAGTCAAGGAGAGAGGTACTCAGGAAATTGGCTTTTCTTGTTCATGATTTCCGAGCTAAATAATGgtcagagaaatgtgttttaaagtaTGTGATGGTCTACTGAGCTTTTCAGAGgctgtgctttgtttttctttctaccATACTGTCCTGTAATAACTCAGACATccccaaaataaaacatgttggtCAAATTGAATCAACAAATCCACCGTGAGGGAAAAGGAGTGCAGAAAGGGGAGATACACTCCAGATCATTTCCTTTCTTtggaagagaattttttttttttttttgcgagcaAGTGTATTAATCACAGTCCAGGCCACTTGAAATGTTTCCTGTATTTGATGAATGCAAGGTTCAAGAAAAGGTTTTACCATCCAGTAGTGATTCTTAAGAGTTTGAAACTCAAACAGCGGACTGCCACCTTTACCATCAccaca is from Salarias fasciatus chromosome 7 unlocalized genomic scaffold, fSalaFa1.1 super_scaffold_4, whole genome shotgun sequence and encodes:
- the LOC115383032 gene encoding leucine-rich repeat transmembrane neuronal protein 4, whose product is MGSALRRRWLVIQLLMQVWLAANPSLSERPCPKSCRCDGKIVYCESSAFRDVPKNLSGGCEGLSLRYNSLASLRAGQFVGLNHLIWLYLDHNYIASVDGMAFQGIRRLKELILSSNKITSLHNTTFHPVPNLRNLDLSYNKLQALQPGQFQGLRKLLSLHIRSNSLKIVPMRLFQDCRNLEFLDLGYNRLRSITRNAFSGLVKLTELHLEHNQFSKINFSHFPRLYNLRALYLQWNRIRSMSQGLTWTWASIQKLDLSGNDLTEVDPVVYQCLPNLQTLNLDSNKLTNVSQEVVDAWISLTMISLAGNVWDCGPAICPLVGWLRNFRGAKETTMICASPKKAQGEKVMDAVEAFGVCQSNPVTTLTVSIPPNPSSVPVQKERRPAILASPTGSGKRGEESLRRPTSSAVTPPVALPPGQDAEPVSFHKIVAGSVALFLSVAMILLVIYVSWKRYPSSVKQLQEHSAAARKRRKKARETERTLSSPLQEYYVDYKPTNSEAMDVLVNGTGPCTYTISGSRECEVPHQMGALTFYRYEQPIVDYCQAHQPLRLNMGYEGPPQGLEGLEDLGPCDRGTIQTVALPAVPSATGMGAPVPGPRSPPSTLRPPTEGPGTNPFPTVERTGTLKFGR